A genomic window from Aphelocoma coerulescens isolate FSJ_1873_10779 chromosome 30, UR_Acoe_1.0, whole genome shotgun sequence includes:
- the C30H19orf53 gene encoding leydig cell tumor 10 kDa protein homolog, whose amino-acid sequence MAQGRPKVAAKRPKAAAAAAARGTRGPRKGGRTIAPKKLRVIQQQKLKKRLEVGIRMRIEQETVQRAQGGLPKKLALVTAPGPAKSKAKKGRG is encoded by the exons ATGGCGCAGGGCCGGCCCAAGGTGGCGGCCAAGCGTCCCAaggcggccgcggcggcggcggcacggGGTACTCGGGGCCCGAGGAAGGGAG GTCGCACCATCGCCCCGAAGAAGCTCCGTGTGATCCAACAGCAGAAGCTGAAGAAG cgccTGGAGGTCGGGATCCGGATGCGGATCGAACAGGAGACGGTGCAGCGCGCGCAGGGCGGCCTCCCCAAAAAGCTGGCCCTGGTCACGGCGCCAGGCCCCGCCAAGAGCAAAGCCAAGAAGGGCCGCGGCTGA